TCCAGGTCGCCTTGTCGTTGATCTTGATGTTCAGGATCTGCTTGCCGTCCTTGACCTCAGACTTGAAGTCCTCGCAGAAGTCCTTGTCCAGCTCGAAGTCGCCCACCGCGGTGGTCTTCCAGCAGCCGTAGTAGAAAGCCTGGTTGATCGGACCCATGAGCGCGGTGTTGTCGGAGGAGTTTCCGCTGTTGCCGAAGCCGTTGAAATCGGGGCCGATGTTGCCCAGTTCCAGAGTCAGGGTGCCGCCCTGGTCCAGGTCCTTGACGTCTTTCGGGTTGGTCTGGATCAGCTTGGAGACGTCCGAGCCGGACCCCTCGGCCTTGGCGCTCTCGGGGCCCTTGGCCGTGCCGCCGCCGCAAGCGGTCAGCGCCAGCGTGACGGCCGCCAGAGTGGCGACGCCGAGCGTGACTTTCTTTTTCATACTGTTCCCTTCAAAGGAGCGAGGGTTGGGTTTCCCACTGTCATCAACGATATTCACGCAGCGCTGTCCGATGAGTCGTGCAGCACCAGCATGTCCGCATCCATCTCCCCGTTCGGGTAGAAGCAGGCGAACTGGTGGTCCCCTCCACCATTCTCGAGGGGAGGTTCAAGTTCCAGGCACTTGGTCCTCTTGTCCTCAGGCAAGGCAGCGAAAATGGGGCACCGGGAAGCGAAGTTGCATCCTCGGGGGGCATCCAATGGCGTTGGAAGGTCTCCCTTGAGGATGATCCTCTCCCGTGAGCGCTCCGCCTCGGGATCCGGAACCGGAATCGCCGAAAGCAGTGCACGGGTGTAGGGGTGCCGGGGATTGTCGAAGACGCTGTCCACGTCGCCGACCTCCACGATCTTCCCCAGATACATCACAGCCACCCGGTTCGAGATGTGACGTACAACTGAGAGGTCGTGAGCCACCATGAGGTAGCTCAGACCGAGTTCCGCCCGGAGCTTGTCCAGGAGGTTGATGACCCCGGCCTGGACGGAGACGTCCAGCGCAGAGACGGGTTCGTCCAGCACCACGAGCTTCGGGTTCACGGCCAGGGCACGGGCGATGCCGATGCGCTGGCGCTGACCGCCGGAGAACTGGTTGGGGAAACGGTTCACGTGGTCCGGCTGGAGACCCACCAGCTTCATGAGCTCCATGATCCGCTTGCGGATCTCGGACTTGGGGGTGCCCAGGTTCTCGAGGGGCTCCGCGAGCGCCTCGTACACGGTGAAGCGGGGATCCAGGGCGCCCGTGGGGTCCTGGAAGACGATCTGCAGCGACTTCCGCATGGCGGTCTTCTCGCCGGCCGAGGTGGCGGCCTTCGAATTCACGCCGCCGATGGTGATCTCGCCCGGCTGATCCTTGCTGAACTCCATGATCTCCAGGAGCGTGGTGGTCTTGCCACAGCCGGACTCGCCCACGATCGAGAAGCACTCGCCTTCACGGATGTCGAAGCTGAGGCCGTCCACGGCCTTGACCGTGCCGATCCGCTTCTTGAAGAGCGACCCCTTCATGAGGGGGAAGTGCTTCTTGACGTCCTTGAGTTCCAGCACGGTGGTGCGGTCGGTCCGCGGGGTCCCCTCGAACTTGGACACCGGCACCGGGGGCGCCTTGAAGATCTCATGGACGTCGACGCCGGCGCCGAACTCCTCCATCTTCACGCAGGCGGCGCGGTGGCCGTCGTCGCCGGGCACGAGGCGCAGCGGCGGCTCGCCGCTCAGGCACTCCGGACCGGCCAGGGGGCAGCGCGGCGCGAAGGAGCAGCCGGTGGGCGGGGTGATGAGGTTCGGGGGCATGCCCTCGATCGGGACCAGGGACGTCTCAGCGGAGACGTCGACGCGCGGCACGGCGCCCAGCAGACCCATCGTGTACGGCATGCGCGGGGCGTAGTAGAGCTGGTCCACCGAGCCGGTCTCCACCGGCTTGCCCGCGTACATGACCATGATGTCGTCGGCCATGCCGGCCACGACGCCGAGGTCGTGGGTGATCATGACCAGCGCGGCGCCGGTCTCCTCCTGCGCCTTGTGCATGACCTCCAGCACCTGCGCCTGGATGGTGACGTCCAGGGCGGTGGTGGGCTCGTCGGCGATCAGGACGCGCGGGTCGTTCGCGATCGCGATCGCGATCATCACGCGCTGGCGCATGCCGCCGGAGAATTCGTGCGGGAAGGACTTCAGGCGGGCCTGCGGGCTGGGGATGCCCACCAGGGTCAGGAGTTCGACGGCGCGGGCCTCCTTCGCCTTGCCGCTCATCCTCGGGTTGTGGACCGTCAGCGCCTCGATGATCTGCGCGCCGATGGTGAAGACCGGGGTCAGCGAAGAGAGCGGATCCTGGAACACCATGGCCAGGTCATTGCCGCGGTACTTGCACATCTGCGAGTCCGTGAGGCCCAGGAGCTCCTGGCCGTGCAGCCGGACCGAGCCCGTGATCTCCGCCGTCTCCGGCAGCAGGCCCATGATCGCCATGGACGTGACGGACTTGCCGGAACCGGATTCGCCCACGATGCCGAGGGTTTTGCCGGGCAGGAGGTCGAAATCGACGCCTCGGACGGCGTGCACCACGCCGTTCTCCGAGTTGAAGCGGACGTTCAGGTCGCGGACGGAGAGCACCGGTTCGCCGGGGGCGTGCAGTCCCGCGACGTGGAGGCGTTCGGTGGTGTCCAGTGCTCCGGTGCCTTGTGTCACGGTGCCTTCCTGCGTGCTGTCGTGCTGGGAAGCGCTCATACCGCCGCCTCCACGGTGTTCTTGCGGGCCTTGCGCGACTTCTTGGCCTTGCCCACGGAGCTGGAGCTCGGGTCGAAGGCGTCGCGGAGGCCGTCATTCATCATGGCCATGGAACCGGTCAGGGCGAACATGGCCAGGAGCGGGAACCAGAACATCCACGGGAAGCTGCTGACCTGCTGGCTGGCCTGGCCGATCAGGATGCCGAGGCTCATGTCCGGCGGCTTGATGCCGATGCCGATGAAGGAATACGCCACCTCGGAGAGGATCGCCAGGGTCACGCCGCGGGTGATCTCCAGGACCAGCAACGAGCCGATGTTGGGGATCAGGTGCTTCCAGACGATGCGCCAGGTGGAGACGCCCATGTAGCGGGCGGCCTTGACGTAATCCCGTTCGATGAGGGACATGGAGATGGAGCGGATGAGTCGCGCGGCGCCCATCCAGCCGAACACCAGCAGGACCACGGTCAGCAGGAACCAGCTCGGGAGCGCGTCCTTCAGGTCGCCGCCGTTGCCGCTGGTGACCACGGCCACCACGAGCAGCGAGGGCATCATGATGAGCGCTTCGAGGATGAAGAGCATCACCTTGTCGACTTTGCCGCCGTAGAAGGCCATGACACAGCCGTAGACGGCTGCCACGAGCATGGAGCCGACGCCCACGATCAGGCCGATCAGAATCGAGGTCCGCACCCCTTCGACCATGAGGACGTAGAGGTCCACGCCGGCCTGGGTGGTGCCGAAGAAGTGGTCAGCGGAGGGGCCTTCGCCGATGAAGGCGGGGTCGATGTCGTTCTTGGTCCAGGGGGTCAGGAACTGACCCACCAGGGAGAAGACCGTCAGGGCCAGGAAGAGGATCAGGCCCGCCACGGCGGTCTTGTTCCGGAGGAAGCGGCGGAAGATGATGACGCCCTTGGCGATCACCACGCCGTCGTCCGTCGTGA
The nucleotide sequence above comes from Arthrobacter woluwensis. Encoded proteins:
- a CDS encoding dipeptide ABC transporter ATP-binding protein, producing the protein MSASQHDSTQEGTVTQGTGALDTTERLHVAGLHAPGEPVLSVRDLNVRFNSENGVVHAVRGVDFDLLPGKTLGIVGESGSGKSVTSMAIMGLLPETAEITGSVRLHGQELLGLTDSQMCKYRGNDLAMVFQDPLSSLTPVFTIGAQIIEALTVHNPRMSGKAKEARAVELLTLVGIPSPQARLKSFPHEFSGGMRQRVMIAIAIANDPRVLIADEPTTALDVTIQAQVLEVMHKAQEETGAALVMITHDLGVVAGMADDIMVMYAGKPVETGSVDQLYYAPRMPYTMGLLGAVPRVDVSAETSLVPIEGMPPNLITPPTGCSFAPRCPLAGPECLSGEPPLRLVPGDDGHRAACVKMEEFGAGVDVHEIFKAPPVPVSKFEGTPRTDRTTVLELKDVKKHFPLMKGSLFKKRIGTVKAVDGLSFDIREGECFSIVGESGCGKTTTLLEIMEFSKDQPGEITIGGVNSKAATSAGEKTAMRKSLQIVFQDPTGALDPRFTVYEALAEPLENLGTPKSEIRKRIMELMKLVGLQPDHVNRFPNQFSGGQRQRIGIARALAVNPKLVVLDEPVSALDVSVQAGVINLLDKLRAELGLSYLMVAHDLSVVRHISNRVAVMYLGKIVEVGDVDSVFDNPRHPYTRALLSAIPVPDPEAERSRERIILKGDLPTPLDAPRGCNFASRCPIFAALPEDKRTKCLELEPPLENGGGDHQFACFYPNGEMDADMLVLHDSSDSAA
- a CDS encoding ABC transporter permease: MSTVEAVQPETEADILTTDDGVVIAKGVIIFRRFLRNKTAVAGLILFLALTVFSLVGQFLTPWTKNDIDPAFIGEGPSADHFFGTTQAGVDLYVLMVEGVRTSILIGLIVGVGSMLVAAVYGCVMAFYGGKVDKVMLFILEALIMMPSLLVVAVVTSGNGGDLKDALPSWFLLTVVLLVFGWMGAARLIRSISMSLIERDYVKAARYMGVSTWRIVWKHLIPNIGSLLVLEITRGVTLAILSEVAYSFIGIGIKPPDMSLGILIGQASQQVSSFPWMFWFPLLAMFALTGSMAMMNDGLRDAFDPSSSSVGKAKKSRKARKNTVEAAV